One stretch of Hevea brasiliensis isolate MT/VB/25A 57/8 chromosome 12, ASM3005281v1, whole genome shotgun sequence DNA includes these proteins:
- the LOC131171128 gene encoding B3 domain-containing protein At2g33720-like: MEIQHLKPFGSFYASTAQEAKKDKFLVAEPPEKKRKYQHDSEGEKNSGVSTELTLSCGVPSKINKPRIKEINYSADNEINAIVVSTRLENEVSTELKLFDESWFTAFAATREEPVVSKESSDSESKSLVQNIEEITSSPEDERKASPMHDVSAIQMLSDPWKIKKKLTGSDLGNLCRLLVASLSVRNHILPLLSSETVEQIEKDGAPVPIWDCDTNTEQHMVLKHWRSSKSYVFIKGWMIQFVKRRNLVEGDLIGIYWDPSNSRFNFSVLQRA; the protein is encoded by the coding sequence ATGGAGATACAGCACTTGAAACCCTTTGGTTCTTTCTATGCTTCCACAGCTCAGGAAGCAAAGAAAGATAAATTTCTTGTGGCCGAGCCACCTGAAAAGAAGCGGAAGTACCAGCATGACTCAGAAGGTGAAAAGAATAGCGGAGTTTCGACTGAGTTAACCCTTTCTTGCGGGGTTCCAAGCAAGATCAACAAGCCAAGAATCAAAGAAATCAATTATTCTGCTGATAATGAGATCAATGCTATCGTTGTTTCAACTCGACTTGAAAATGAAGTTTCAACTGAGCTAAAACTATTTGATGAATCTTGGTTTACTGCCTTTGCCGCAACGAGAGAGGAACCTGTTGTATCCAAAGAATCATCGGATTCAGAATCGAAATCATTGGTTCAAAATATTGAAGAGATAACATCCAGCCCTGAAGATGAGAGAAAAGCGAGTCCGATGCATGATGTTTCGGCAATACAGATGCTTTCTGATCCGTGGAAGATTAAGAAGAAGCTCACTGGTAGTGATCTTGGTAACCTGTGCAGACTTTTGGTGGCATCTTTATCAGTCAGAAATCATATTTTGCCATTATTGAGCAGTGAAACTGTTGAGCAGATTGAAAAAGATGGTGCTCCAGTTCCTATATGGGATTGCGATACTAATACCGAACAACATATGGTTTTGAAGCATTGGCGTTCGTCGAAGAGTTATGTTTTCATCAAAGGCTGGATGATTCAATTTGTGAAGAGAAGGAATTTAGTTGAAGGAGATCTTATTGGGATTTATTGGGATCCATCAAATTCAAGATTCAATTTTTCTGTACTTCAAAGAGCTTAG